The DNA sequence ATGGCGGCGTGAACTGGATGCAGGGCCTGGCCGCATGGGCAGTTCCGTTCGTCGTCCCCGCCTTCTTCCTGATTTCAGGCCTGTCCCTGCACCGCGGCCTCTTCGGCTCGGCCCCGGCCTATTATGACCGCAAGGTGCTGCGCCTCGTCTATTTCTTCGCTCTGTGGCTGACCATCGAGACGGTCATCCTCAACGCGGGCGTCTTTACGCGCGGCCCGGCCGTACTGGCGCAGGAATATCTCTCCGGCCTGATCGCGCCGGCCAGCCCGCTCTGGTTTCTCCAGCAGCTTGCTTTGTTCTACCTCGTCACACGCGCCATCCGCCGGCTGAAGCCTGCGCGCGTGCTGGCCGCCAGCGCCCTGTTGCAGATGCTGGCCGCCGCAGGCCTGTTCCACTCCGGCTGGTCAGTCGCCGATCACTTTGCCGCCAACTATGTCTATTTCTATGCCGGATATGCCGGGGCATCTCTGGTCTTTTCCTTCGCGAAGAGCGCCCCTCTGCGCTGGCGCGACCTGGCCTGGGCGCTCGGCATCTGGGCCGGGGTCCACACGGCCTTTGTCGCCATGGGCATCGCGGGCCTGCCGATCGTCTCGCTGATCCTTGGATTTGCAGGATGCTTCGCGCTCGCCGGGCTGGGCGTTGTGCTCTCGAAACTGTCAGCCGCGCACTTCATCGGTGACACCGGCCGCCAGTCCATGGCCGTCTATCTCGGCTTTTTCATTCCGCTTCAGGTATTGATTACACTGGTACAGGCCAGCGGCATCTTTGCAGACTCAGGCGCTGCCAGCCTCGCTGTCGCGGCAGGCGCCCTGCTGATTGCGCTGGGCATGCACCGGCTCGCCA is a window from the uncultured Hyphomonas sp. genome containing:
- a CDS encoding acyltransferase family protein — translated: MPASRIAWIDHAKGLGIILVVMSVAALSYGAPDGGVNWMQGLAAWAVPFVVPAFFLISGLSLHRGLFGSAPAYYDRKVLRLVYFFALWLTIETVILNAGVFTRGPAVLAQEYLSGLIAPASPLWFLQQLALFYLVTRAIRRLKPARVLAASALLQMLAAAGLFHSGWSVADHFAANYVYFYAGYAGASLVFSFAKSAPLRWRDLAWALGIWAGVHTAFVAMGIAGLPIVSLILGFAGCFALAGLGVVLSKLSAAHFIGDTGRQSMAVYLGFFIPLQVLITLVQASGIFADSGAASLAVAAGALLIALGMHRLAMETPLRALYVRPRIFRLMPLHATQRGILLPPPPQTDV